The sequence TGACTATTTTAAAAACTTTGTTGATTTAAAAATTTTTTTAATAAAGATTAGTAGTTTTTAGAGTTTTTTCTTAAAAATTCTTTGATTTTTATTTAAAAATAGTGAAATTTAATAAAGGGTTGGAGCAAAGTTTTTATAATGATAAAACAAAAAACAATTGCTTCAAATAGTATTTTAGATGTTGAACAATATATTTTGCGATTTTTATGATGATTTTGTTCTTTCAGATTCTCATTTTGTAAGATTATTTAATTCTTCTTGTGAAGTTTTTAAATCATTTGATTTAATTTTTAAAAAGGATATTTCTTATTTTAGGATGATTATGTCATATGTCCTTTTTTATGGTACTTGGCATGTTTAATTTCTGACTATATTTTGGAAGTTTGGAATGATCTTTGTAAAATCTTTTAAAAAGTTCTTTAGGATTAGTATTTTCTCATTTAAACGATTGAAAATTGATTATTTGTTGATGAAAACATCTTAGAGTTTGATTTAGGTTATTGCTTGGCTTTATTATATATTTGTATGTGGAGTGGGACACAATGGAAAATGTATAAAAGCTTTATTTATCATTTAAAAGATAGAAATTTGAAAGAACAACTAATAAAATTGAAATATGCTTTTTAAGAAACTATGCCTAAATCAAGAAAAAGAACTTTTAAGACTATTCATGGTGTTTTAAAGAGAATTTATCCCAGAGATTTGATTTGGAATGAAAATCGAAAACTTAATCAAGTTCATCAACAAAGTTTTTGAAAGAGCCAAATAGTTAGCTTTATATATAGTTTTGAATATAAATATATACATTCTTACTTTATCTTGCAGTAAGAATCATTAATTAACTTGCTTATTTATGAGAATTTTATTCTCACATTTAAAAATAAATAAAAAATATATTTAATATTTATTTGAAAAAAAATACAAATTTTTATTAAATTCATCTCTTTATCAAGCAGCGGTTAGCTTGTTTTTTGAGTTTCAAATTTTAATAAAATTATTCCATTAGATTAGTTTATGGAAATTTAACTTAGAAAATTTAGTTTAGAATATAAGTTATTTATCTTATGGATATGAAGTTATTTTAATAGTTACATATATTAGGGAAAAAATAATATAAAGGAGATATTGTTATGGCTATTTGTCAAGGAAAATCAACCAGATCTCCATCTGGTGCTAGAAGAGTTGCAAATCGTGGAAAAAGGAAATCTGAATTAGGTAGAGAATCTGCAGAAACTAGATTAGGTGAAAAAACCTTAAGAAAAATCAGAACCCGTGGTGGAAACGAAAAACACAGATTAGCTGGAGATAGGAAAATCAATGTTATTGATACAGAGGGTAAAGCTCACACTGTAGAAATTTATAATGTAATTGAAAACAGAGCAAACCCAAACTACGTAAGAAGAAACATCATTACTAAAGGTGCTATTGTAGAAACTGAAATCGGTAATGCAAAAGTTACTTCTAGACCTGGTCAAGATGGTGTTATCAACGGAGTTATTGTAGATTAATTTCCAAGCTTTTTAGCCTTCGGCTAAAAACCTTGACCAAAACTTTTTTTTATTTATACTTATTTTAATGATTTAACTATTTTTTAATTATTTCTTAGTTATTTTAGTATTTATTAATTTTTTATTTTTCTTTTGTTTTTATTATTTTAATGATTTTTTTTTAAACTTTGGAAATATTTATTTAATATTAAATTAATATATGATAATGTTATATATTATATAAGCTAATATTGAAAATAGAAGGTATAAAAATCTCTAATTTAAATAGAAAAACATGTTTTAAAGATTCTTTGCTTTTTATTGTTTATTTTAATTATTTACACATTTAAGGAGATAGAATGAAAATAGGAATGTCACATGGTGCTGGTGGAGAGGTTATGGGAAATTTAATCTCTCAAACCATTCTTAATAATTTATCAAAAAAAGCAGTTGAGGGAGGATTAGGCTTAGATGCATTAGATGATGGAGCAACAATTCCTCTTGGCGATTATGAAATCGTTGTAACAACTGATGGTCATACTATTAATCCATTGTTCTTCCCTGGGGGAGATATCGGAAGAATTTCTGCAGCAGGAACTATTAATGATGTTTCTGTAATGGGTGCAAAACCTTTAGCTATTTCTAATGCTATGATTTTGCAAGAAGGATTTTCAATTGAGGATTTAGATAAAATTATTAAATCTTTAAGTGATACTTGTGAAGAAGTGGATGTTGCAGTTATTACTGGAGATACAAAAGTTATGGAACAAGATAAACTTGATGGAATTGTTATTGTAACTACTGGTATTGGAATAGCTAAAAAAGGAGAAGTTATTAAAGATTCTACTTTAAGTGTTGGAGATAAGATAATCATCACTGGAAGTGTTGGAGATCATGGAATGAGCTTAATGTCATTTAGAGAAGGATTTGGCTTTGAAACTGAATTAAAATCTGATGTTGCTCCGATTTGGGGAATTGTTTCTAAAGCTCTTGAAGTAGGTGGTGTAACTGCTATGAAGGATCCAACTCGTGGAGGTCTTGCAAATTGTATTAATGAAATGGCTCGTAAATCTGGAGTTGGAGTTATGATTCAAGATGAAGCTATTCCAGTTAAAGAAGCAGTTAGAGCAGCATCTGATATGTTAGGAATTGATCCATATGAAGTTGCAAATGAAGGAAAAGTTTTAATGGGTGTAAAAGCTGAAAAAGCTGAAGAAGTATTAGCAGCTATTAAAACTGATAAATATGGTAAAGATGCAGCTATTATTGGAGAAGTCATTGATGATGATAAAGTATTAATTGAAACAGGTATTGGTGGTGTAAGGATTTTAGAAACTCCTATAGCTGATCCTGTTCCAAGAGTATGTTAAATTTTATAAAATTTGTTTATTTATTAACTTATTTGCTAATGTTTATTTATTAATTTATTTATATTATATAGATGGTGATTTGATGGATTTATTTCTTAAAAGAGTTGTAGCATATATTCTTGATTTCTTTGTAGTTTCTGCATTTATGTGGATTATATCTTATTTTGCATATTTCTTTATAAACTATTTAAATATGTTTCAAATTTATCATTATTTTGTATTCATTCTCCCAATATTAATTTTGACCTATTTCACAATTTTAGAGAAGAATTTAGGTGCAACTGTTGGTAAAAGATTGATGTTTATTGAGGTTAAAACAACAATACCAAAGAGAGAAAGAACTGGAAGAGATTACTCAATAACTTATTCTCAAGGATTGATTAGATCTATTTCTAAAATTTACTGGTTCCCAATTATTTTTGATGTAATTCTTGGAAAATTTACTGGTAAAACAAGACTTTTAGATGGTATTACAAGAACTACAGTTATTGAAGAGGATAGAGATGTATTTTTTGAAAATAAATAATTTTTAATTATTTGTTTTTATTACTTTATTTT is a genomic window of Methanobrevibacter olleyae containing:
- a CDS encoding 30S ribosomal protein S8e, which translates into the protein MAICQGKSTRSPSGARRVANRGKRKSELGRESAETRLGEKTLRKIRTRGGNEKHRLAGDRKINVIDTEGKAHTVEIYNVIENRANPNYVRRNIITKGAIVETEIGNAKVTSRPGQDGVINGVIVD
- the hypE gene encoding hydrogenase expression/formation protein HypE; the protein is MKIGMSHGAGGEVMGNLISQTILNNLSKKAVEGGLGLDALDDGATIPLGDYEIVVTTDGHTINPLFFPGGDIGRISAAGTINDVSVMGAKPLAISNAMILQEGFSIEDLDKIIKSLSDTCEEVDVAVITGDTKVMEQDKLDGIVIVTTGIGIAKKGEVIKDSTLSVGDKIIITGSVGDHGMSLMSFREGFGFETELKSDVAPIWGIVSKALEVGGVTAMKDPTRGGLANCINEMARKSGVGVMIQDEAIPVKEAVRAASDMLGIDPYEVANEGKVLMGVKAEKAEEVLAAIKTDKYGKDAAIIGEVIDDDKVLIETGIGGVRILETPIADPVPRVC
- a CDS encoding RDD family protein, translated to MDLFLKRVVAYILDFFVVSAFMWIISYFAYFFINYLNMFQIYHYFVFILPILILTYFTILEKNLGATVGKRLMFIEVKTTIPKRERTGRDYSITYSQGLIRSISKIYWFPIIFDVILGKFTGKTRLLDGITRTTVIEEDRDVFFENK